AAACTCTTTTGATATCTAAAGAAAATGGAGGTCTATCCTCAGGAAGAAATTTAGGTTTAGATATGGCCAAGGGTGATTATGTGGCCTTTATAGATAGTGATGATTTTATAGATGTGGAGAAATTTCAAAATTTTTTTAAAATTGTTCAGGAAAATAATTTAGATATAGGTGTTGGAAACTTTAAATATTACTATGAAGATGGGGAAACAGGGGATATTTTTAGATCTTCCTCTGTTAAAAGAGGAGAGGTTTTAAGTGGAAGTGAATTTTTAGAACTGATTCTTCAAAAACCCAAATGTTTTAGAGAGGAAGTTGTGGACGATCTCTATAGAAGAAGATTTTTAATTGAAAATAATTTAAAGTTTAAAGAGGGAATTTTACATGAGGATAGTTACTTCACTCCTAGGGCTTATCTTAGAGCGGAAAGGGTTAAATTTATAGATATAGCCTATTACTACTACAGACAAAGAAGTGGAAGTATAATGAGTGAGGTAAATGAAAAAAGTATAGAATCTCTAGATTATATTACAAGAAATCTATATAGATTATATAATGATACAGATAGTCATGGGAAAAAAGCTTTACAAATATTACTTCCTAGTTTTTATAGGGTGGTACTATATAGATATTTGGCCCTAGGGAAAGATTATAGGGAGGAGTTAACATTTTATAGAACTATGTTTTTAGGATTAAAGGCCTATGAAAATGGAGTTCTAGAAGATAAAATTTTATTTTTATCTCCTAGGTTAGGTGCTCTTCTTAGGAAAATTTTAAAAAGAGATATTGGTTTAGAAAGAAAACTTCAAAAAATATCCTGAATAGGATAAAATAGAAAAGGGTTAATAATAGCAAAAGGGGAAGTGAGTATGAAAAATATATTAGTTACAGGTGGAGCAGGATATATAGGAAGTCACGCAGTTGCAGAACTTTTAGATAGTGGATATTCAGTTATTGTTTTAGATAACTTAGAAAATGGATATAAAGAATTAGTTGATAAAAGAGCTAAGTTCTATTTAGGAGATGTAAGAGAACCTGAAACCTTTGAAAATGTTTTTAAGGAAAATAAAATAGATGGAGTTATGCATTTTGCAGGGTATATAAAGGTTGGAGAAAGTGTTTTAGAACCTGGAAAATATTATATAAATAACACTTATGGTGTAATGAATGTTTTAGAGATGATGAGAAAATATTCTGTAAAAAATATAGTATTTTCATCTACAGCTGCTGTGTATGGAGAGGTTAAATGTGAGGGACTTGTGGAGGAAAATTATCCTACAAATCCTATAAATCCCTATGGAGCA
The window above is part of the Cetobacterium ceti genome. Proteins encoded here:
- a CDS encoding glycosyltransferase: MELSIIVPIYNVEKYLRECLDSLYSISNIKLEIILINDGSRDSSLSIAREYEKRYREKTLLISKENGGLSSGRNLGLDMAKGDYVAFIDSDDFIDVEKFQNFFKIVQENNLDIGVGNFKYYYEDGETGDIFRSSSVKRGEVLSGSEFLELILQKPKCFREEVVDDLYRRRFLIENNLKFKEGILHEDSYFTPRAYLRAERVKFIDIAYYYYRQRSGSIMSEVNEKSIESLDYITRNLYRLYNDTDSHGKKALQILLPSFYRVVLYRYLALGKDYREELTFYRTMFLGLKAYENGVLEDKILFLSPRLGALLRKILKRDIGLERKLQKIS